Proteins found in one Melospiza melodia melodia isolate bMelMel2 chromosome 13, bMelMel2.pri, whole genome shotgun sequence genomic segment:
- the LOC134424263 gene encoding C-signal-like — protein MEGLSVGSVLLTACDGGLGLGLLKGLLELPSPPRHIFAACLDPQSKAVNEVALGFPNVRILPLDVTDPNSIKAAVRKVQAEVGSAGLNLLINSSGTTRRSTVATETAENMSLVYTTNTIGPLQTCQAFLPLLKEAAEAEGQQEMSCSRAAIINISSILGSIEVAEAWQERQDICYRCSKAALNMLTKCLALEYGSSGILCVSVDPGHVTPPLEQGMGPVTLEESVRGVLQLLAQLSATNNGTFWDWRGQRLPW, from the exons ATGGAGGGGCTCAGCGTGGGCAGCGTCCTGCTGACCGCCTGCGACGGGgggctgggcctggggctgctcaaggggttgctggagctgcccagcccaCCCCGGCACATCTTCGCTGCTTGCCTGGACCCCCAGAGCAAG GCTGTTAACGAGGTGGCTTTGGGCTTTCCCAACGTCAGGATCTTGCCTCTGG ATGTGACAGACCCCAACAGCATCAAGGCAGCAGTGAGGAAGGTGCAGGCAGAGGTGGGCAGTGCTGGCCTCAACCTCCTGATCAACAGCAGCGGCACCACGCGCCGCAGCACCGTGGCCACCGAGACGGCCGAGAACATGAGCCTGGTCTACACCACCAACACCATCGGGCCCCTGCAGACCTGCCAG GCCTTCCTGCCCCTGCTGAAGGAGGCGGCTGAGGCCGAAGGGCAGCAGGAgatgagctgcagcagagctgccatCATCAACATCTCCAGCATCCTGGGCTCCATCGAGGTTGCAGAGGCCTGGCAGGAGAGGCAGGACATCTGCTACCGCTGCAGCAAG GCTGCTCTGAACATGCTCACCAAGTGCCTGGCCCTGGAGTACGGGAGCAGCGGGATCCTCTGCGTGTCTGTGGATCCTGGACATGTGACCCCTCCCTTGGAACAGGGGATG GGCCCGGTGACGCTGGAGGAGAGCGTGAGGGGCgtcctgcagctgctggcccAGCTCTCAGCCACCAACAATGGCACCTTCTGGGACTGGAGAGGGCAGAGGCTGCCCTGGTGA